Proteins encoded together in one Candidatus Acidiferrales bacterium window:
- a CDS encoding PAS domain S-box protein → MDGRNRKTVLSPWVRGILLALISIGLIICGILYYLAERSQIRSQRYEEIAAITNLKVREIDRWRLERLADARVLSKSPLTRQAILDLIRARSNMQLRATVEKRLALEQRLGLYVDAFVVDTIGRTRISIGASSSTVDTAEEVALHEAVTERKTVVTDLFRSADGRILIDAMDVVLDESGRPAAVIVLRSDADNFLYPLIDLWPVPSRSAETILLEKQGDEIIFLNNLLFRPGSALEMRVPLSSNMPLAVQAASGKVGMFEGKDYRGKDVLADLSAIPDTPWLMVAKVDASEILAEATYRGGVVILLVILFIVLSMVATGYAYRRSQVTIYRELYQAETALLQSEERFRGLVEGSTSAIWIHDGKNFLYANPAALQITGYSFDELSHLNVEGIVHPDFRKFVMEQVEKRIKGGEIPKQYEYQIVRKNGEEVWIDFSDAVIDYQGKQAIIASAYDITDRKRLEEQLVQAQKMEAIGRLAGGVAHDYNNMLGVIIGYTDLIAMNVKKDDPIRRYVELIASASKRGADLTRQLLAFARREMVSPKPIDPNKAIDSLQKMLGKLIGEDIMLKFFPGKNIWNVKIDPTQFDQILINLATNARDAIDGVGEIVVETSNIVVDEAYTKNKMGFAPGEYMMLIFSDNGKGMDRETVNKIFEPFFTTKERGRGTGLGLSTLYGIVGQNGGNIDVFSEPGEGTTFKIYLPRYHGKLEGPEPEGDASGVAGSETILIVEDEGELLELAKNSLEEYGYKVLTSLSPERGISLCETCQDRIHLLLTDVVMPAMNGKELRDRVRMIKPDIKTLFMSGYTAEIIAHRGVLEEDVEFIQKPFTPYALAKKVHEVLNS, encoded by the coding sequence ATGGACGGAAGAAATCGGAAAACGGTATTATCTCCCTGGGTGCGGGGGATATTGCTGGCACTCATCAGCATCGGCCTCATCATTTGCGGAATTTTGTATTACCTGGCAGAAAGAAGCCAGATCAGGAGCCAGCGGTACGAGGAAATCGCTGCCATAACAAACCTGAAAGTCAGGGAGATTGACCGGTGGAGACTTGAGCGTCTCGCCGATGCACGTGTGCTTTCAAAAAGCCCGTTGACAAGACAGGCTATCCTTGACTTGATCAGAGCACGATCCAACATGCAGCTCCGGGCAACGGTAGAGAAACGATTGGCACTGGAACAGCGGCTTGGATTGTACGTCGATGCTTTCGTCGTCGATACGATCGGGCGGACGCGAATCTCGATTGGCGCGTCATCATCCACTGTCGATACTGCTGAAGAAGTGGCTCTACATGAGGCAGTCACTGAGCGGAAGACGGTGGTGACAGACCTGTTCCGCAGTGCTGACGGAAGAATACTCATCGATGCCATGGACGTCGTCCTCGACGAATCAGGACGCCCGGCCGCAGTGATTGTCCTGCGAAGCGATGCTGACAACTTTTTATATCCGCTCATAGATTTATGGCCGGTTCCGAGTCGTAGCGCTGAAACCATATTACTGGAAAAACAAGGGGATGAAATCATTTTCCTGAATAATCTGCTCTTCCGTCCCGGGAGTGCCCTTGAAATGCGTGTCCCTCTCAGCTCCAATATGCCCCTCGCTGTCCAGGCGGCCTCGGGAAAAGTCGGTATGTTTGAAGGAAAAGACTACCGAGGAAAGGATGTCCTCGCAGACCTTTCCGCAATTCCTGACACGCCATGGCTGATGGTCGCGAAAGTCGACGCAAGTGAAATCCTTGCCGAGGCGACTTATCGCGGCGGTGTAGTAATCCTGCTGGTAATTTTGTTCATAGTCCTTTCTATGGTGGCGACAGGTTATGCTTATCGGCGCAGCCAGGTCACAATCTATCGCGAGCTATATCAGGCAGAGACAGCGCTTCTTCAAAGCGAGGAGAGATTCCGCGGCCTCGTTGAAGGTTCGACATCGGCCATCTGGATCCACGACGGCAAGAATTTTCTTTACGCTAACCCTGCTGCCCTGCAAATCACTGGCTACAGTTTCGACGAGCTCTCCCATCTAAACGTAGAAGGGATCGTACATCCCGATTTTCGCAAATTTGTTATGGAGCAGGTGGAAAAACGAATTAAGGGAGGCGAAATTCCAAAGCAGTATGAATATCAAATAGTGAGAAAAAATGGAGAGGAAGTATGGATCGACTTCAGCGACGCCGTGATAGATTATCAAGGAAAGCAGGCGATAATAGCTTCGGCATACGACATCACCGATAGAAAGAGACTTGAAGAACAGCTTGTCCAGGCACAAAAGATGGAAGCTATTGGCAGGCTTGCCGGAGGAGTTGCCCATGATTACAATAACATGTTAGGAGTGATCATAGGATATACCGATCTTATCGCCATGAATGTGAAAAAAGACGATCCGATACGCCGCTATGTAGAATTGATCGCCTCCGCGTCTAAGCGGGGAGCAGACCTGACAAGACAGCTTCTTGCATTCGCAAGACGTGAAATGGTTTCGCCGAAGCCGATTGACCCGAACAAGGCGATCGATTCACTCCAAAAGATGCTCGGGAAACTGATAGGTGAAGATATAATGCTGAAATTCTTCCCGGGAAAAAATATATGGAATGTAAAAATAGATCCGACTCAGTTCGATCAGATCCTTATCAATCTTGCCACCAATGCGAGAGACGCGATAGATGGAGTAGGCGAAATCGTCGTTGAGACTTCAAACATTGTTGTCGATGAGGCATACACTAAGAACAAGATGGGCTTCGCTCCGGGCGAATATATGATGCTTATTTTCTCCGATAATGGTAAAGGGATGGATAGGGAGACCGTGAATAAGATATTCGAGCCGTTCTTCACCACGAAGGAGAGAGGTCGTGGAACGGGACTCGGGCTGTCAACTTTGTACGGAATCGTCGGTCAGAACGGAGGAAACATAGACGTTTTCAGCGAACCCGGTGAAGGCACGACGTTCAAGATTTACCTCCCGCGCTATCACGGAAAGTTGGAGGGGCCTGAGCCGGAGGGAGATGCTTCAGGTGTGGCCGGCAGCGAGACCATCCTCATAGTTGAAGACGAAGGAGAGCTTCTCGAATTGGCGAAGAACAGCCTGGAAGAGTACGGTTATAAGGTGCTGACTTCGTTGAGTCCGGAAAGGGGTATTTCGCTTTGCGAGACTTGTCAGGACAGAATACATTTGCTTTTGACGGATGTGGTCATGCCTGCGATGAATGGGAAGGAGCTTCGAGACCGGGTACGGATGATCAAGCCGGACATCAAGACTTTATTCATGTCTGGTTATACCGCTGAGATAATTGCGCATCGGGGAGTTCTCGAAGAGGACGTCGAGTTCATACAGAAGCCGTTCACGCCTTATGCGCTGGCAAAAAAAGTGCATGAGGTGCTGAACTCCTGA
- the hisD gene encoding histidinol dehydrogenase: protein MKRINLFPVLQSGTKEFSERLKKIKSRNFTLDEELISTVSEIISTVRADGDSALIKFTKEFDGVELKGIKVPKAEIDKAKSNVSEMMLEIMREAANNVRSFHEKQKQNSWIEQRSDGSILGQRIVPLDRVAMYVPGGTAAYPSTVIMNAVPAQVAGVREIYVMTPPNKDGSVNRLVLAACSLLGIENVYSVGGAQAIAAAAYGTQTIKKADKIVGPGNIYVAAAKKIVFGDVGIDMIAGPSEVVVFADSSANANHIAADLLAQAEHDKNAAAVLVTTDKGLAKKTQKKICDFVPDLARKEITEESIKRNGAAFVVKDVSEAVSLINEIAPEHLEIVADNEWEILGKIKNAGAVFLGTYSPEPVGDYFAGPSHVLPTGGTARFSSVLSVDSFLKRSSVIRYSKNSFERDSTKIRIFAENEGLTAHALSIKTREKIGRKI, encoded by the coding sequence ATGAAAAGAATAAATCTATTCCCTGTTTTACAATCCGGGACCAAGGAATTTTCGGAAAGACTAAAAAAAATAAAAAGCAGAAATTTTACTCTGGACGAAGAACTGATTTCCACGGTAAGTGAGATTATCTCCACTGTTCGCGCGGACGGTGATTCAGCGCTGATAAAATTCACCAAAGAATTCGACGGCGTTGAGTTGAAAGGTATAAAAGTGCCGAAAGCGGAAATCGACAAGGCGAAATCCAACGTCAGCGAAATGATGCTGGAGATTATGCGCGAGGCTGCAAATAACGTCAGATCGTTCCACGAAAAGCAAAAACAAAATTCGTGGATTGAGCAAAGAAGCGACGGGAGTATACTCGGCCAGCGGATTGTGCCGCTTGACAGAGTGGCGATGTATGTCCCGGGCGGGACTGCCGCCTATCCGTCTACCGTCATCATGAATGCGGTTCCCGCACAGGTTGCAGGCGTACGAGAAATTTATGTGATGACGCCGCCGAATAAAGACGGTTCTGTTAATCGGCTTGTCCTCGCGGCTTGCAGCTTGCTCGGGATAGAAAACGTGTATTCAGTCGGCGGAGCCCAGGCGATAGCCGCGGCGGCTTATGGGACACAGACCATCAAAAAGGCAGACAAAATTGTCGGACCGGGAAATATTTATGTGGCCGCAGCAAAGAAAATAGTATTCGGCGATGTCGGCATCGACATGATCGCCGGACCGAGCGAAGTTGTAGTGTTTGCGGACTCATCGGCAAATGCGAATCACATTGCCGCGGATTTGCTTGCCCAGGCAGAGCATGACAAAAATGCGGCTGCGGTTTTAGTTACCACCGATAAAGGTTTGGCGAAAAAGACTCAAAAGAAAATTTGCGACTTTGTTCCTGATTTGGCCAGAAAAGAAATCACGGAGGAGTCAATCAAACGAAACGGAGCCGCTTTTGTCGTAAAAGATGTCTCCGAAGCGGTGTCGTTGATCAATGAGATAGCGCCGGAACATCTCGAGATTGTTGCGGATAACGAATGGGAAATATTAGGGAAGATTAAGAATGCTGGAGCAGTGTTTCTCGGAACATATTCACCCGAACCCGTCGGCGACTATTTTGCAGGACCGAGCCACGTCCTTCCGACCGGCGGAACAGCCAGGTTTTCATCGGTCTTGAGTGTGGATTCTTTCTTGAAACGATCAAGTGTTATCCGTTATTCAAAAAATTCATTCGAGCGTGATTCAACTAAGATAAGAATCTTTGCCGAGAACGAAGGACTCACAGCTCACGCTCTTTCAATAAAGACAAGGGAAAAAATTGGGCGCAAAATCTAA
- the hisC gene encoding histidinol-phosphate transaminase, whose translation MGAKSNFKRSVLELSPYNVSGHPAKIKLNQNESPYDIPSELKKEIIEEFLRIGWNRYPEVFSTSLPKKFSDLYDLPEQSFIAANGSNELIYTVGMSIVKEGVDVLIPQPTFYLFEKVAKILEGNIIRVYSNSDLTFDENGILEHARRMQNGLVIISSPNNPTGKSASREFIIELLKSTGAMVLIDEAYIEFSEHQSSIALTKSFKNLVVLRTFSKAFSLAGLRIGYLTADPETASQILKVKIPFTVNPLSEFTALKLLEHRSLFEERVTFLKKQKVSMMDALRKIDEVEVVDSDSNFFLFATRLSAKDMFEDLLERQSVLIRDVSSYPLLEKYLRVNVGSREESEYFVESLHRCLGRKIKKQNLRVKIQ comes from the coding sequence TTGGGCGCAAAATCTAATTTCAAAAGAAGCGTTCTCGAATTATCGCCATATAATGTTTCCGGCCATCCCGCAAAAATCAAGCTGAACCAGAACGAAAGCCCTTACGATATTCCTTCCGAGCTGAAAAAAGAAATCATCGAGGAATTTCTCAGGATAGGATGGAATAGATATCCGGAAGTTTTCTCGACGTCGCTGCCGAAAAAATTCTCAGATCTCTACGATCTCCCAGAGCAATCGTTTATCGCTGCAAACGGGTCGAACGAATTAATTTACACGGTGGGGATGTCGATCGTAAAAGAAGGAGTCGATGTATTAATACCGCAGCCGACGTTTTATTTGTTTGAAAAAGTCGCGAAGATCCTCGAAGGAAACATAATCAGAGTCTATTCGAATTCCGATTTGACGTTTGATGAGAACGGAATATTGGAACATGCTCGTCGAATGCAGAATGGACTCGTGATAATAAGCTCCCCTAATAATCCGACGGGAAAATCGGCATCGCGCGAATTCATAATAGAACTTCTTAAGTCCACGGGCGCCATGGTGTTGATAGATGAAGCCTATATAGAATTTTCCGAACATCAGAGCAGTATAGCTCTGACGAAATCTTTTAAAAATCTTGTTGTGCTGAGGACATTTTCCAAAGCTTTCAGTCTTGCCGGGCTTCGAATCGGCTATTTGACAGCGGATCCGGAAACCGCATCCCAGATATTGAAGGTGAAGATACCCTTTACGGTAAATCCACTTTCCGAATTCACTGCGCTTAAGCTCCTCGAACACCGATCCCTTTTTGAGGAGCGCGTAACTTTTTTGAAGAAACAGAAAGTCTCGATGATGGATGCGTTGAGGAAGATCGACGAGGTCGAGGTGGTCGATTCGGACTCCAACTTCTTCTTGTTTGCGACCAGACTCTCTGCAAAGGATATGTTCGAGGATTTGTTAGAGCGGCAGAGCGTGCTGATTCGGGATGTCTCTTCCTATCCGCTTCTCGAAAAATATCTTCGTGTCAACGTAGGCTCAAGAGAAGAGAGCGAATATTTTGTTGAGTCGCTGCACAGATGTTTAGGACGAAAGATCAAAAAGCAAAATCTGAGAGTCAAAATTCAATAG
- a CDS encoding sigma-54 dependent transcriptional regulator, whose product MVAPLVYFLDDDDNIIKLVKYGLRNEQFNVKYFNHPNALVDAIKMEYPDVVISDVMMPEIDGIELIDKMRGLARLMPVILVTARAAVDTAVRAMKAGAFEYLTKPINFDELKLAIGRAVEVGHLRTEVAEMKSGFKSRYSFDNLIGESEPMTAMREFIKRVANVTEAVILMRGESGVGKNLVARVIHYTSPIAEKRYLEINCASLPSNLLEAELFGYEKGAFTDAKTSKKGLLEVASGGTVLLDEITSMDLGLQAKFLSFIENRRIRRVGGLEEIPVDLRVISATNSNLEADVASGKFRSDLFYRINVVSLAVPPLRERDKDVILIGRRFIDDFNIKFKKHVKGFTTSAERKLLSHDWPGNVRELRNVVERAMIFAEKEYIDGDEIALTSIGAQVAGQSDGLHLQKGLTLDQVEGEYLKKVLEWNNFNLEATANQLGVTRKTLWEKRKKYGLLN is encoded by the coding sequence ATGGTTGCTCCTCTAGTATATTTCTTAGACGATGATGATAACATAATTAAGCTGGTCAAGTACGGGCTGCGCAACGAGCAGTTCAATGTCAAGTACTTTAATCACCCCAATGCTCTTGTCGATGCAATAAAGATGGAATATCCGGACGTCGTGATCAGCGATGTCATGATGCCGGAGATCGACGGAATCGAACTTATTGATAAGATGCGCGGACTTGCGCGATTGATGCCGGTAATTCTGGTCACCGCGAGAGCCGCCGTGGACACTGCCGTGCGTGCCATGAAGGCGGGAGCTTTCGAGTATCTTACGAAACCGATCAACTTTGACGAGTTGAAGCTTGCTATCGGTCGTGCGGTCGAAGTCGGCCACCTGCGAACCGAGGTGGCGGAGATGAAGTCGGGATTCAAGTCTCGCTACTCTTTCGACAACCTCATCGGGGAGAGCGAGCCGATGACGGCCATGCGCGAGTTCATCAAACGAGTCGCGAATGTGACCGAGGCGGTTATCCTGATGCGGGGCGAAAGTGGTGTGGGGAAGAATCTTGTGGCGCGCGTGATCCATTATACCAGTCCCATCGCTGAAAAAAGGTATCTTGAAATAAACTGTGCGTCGCTGCCGTCAAATTTGCTCGAAGCTGAATTATTCGGTTATGAAAAGGGCGCATTCACAGATGCAAAGACCTCAAAAAAAGGCCTGCTCGAGGTGGCGAGCGGCGGAACGGTCCTGCTCGATGAAATCACAAGCATGGATCTTGGACTTCAAGCGAAGTTCTTATCGTTTATCGAGAACAGGAGAATCAGGAGAGTAGGAGGACTTGAGGAAATTCCCGTAGACCTCCGCGTGATTTCGGCAACGAACTCAAATCTGGAGGCGGACGTTGCAAGCGGCAAGTTCAGGAGTGATCTGTTTTATCGAATAAATGTTGTGTCCCTGGCGGTCCCGCCGCTTCGCGAACGAGACAAGGACGTAATTTTAATCGGCAGAAGATTCATCGACGACTTCAACATAAAATTCAAGAAGCATGTGAAGGGATTTACGACTTCTGCAGAACGCAAACTCCTCTCGCATGACTGGCCCGGAAACGTCCGTGAACTGCGGAACGTCGTAGAGCGCGCCATGATATTTGCCGAGAAGGAATACATCGACGGGGATGAGATCGCCTTGACAAGCATCGGTGCGCAAGTTGCCGGTCAGTCCGACGGTCTTCACCTGCAGAAAGGGCTGACGCTTGATCAGGTCGAAGGAGAATATTTAAAGAAGGTCCTGGAGTGGAACAACTTCAACCTGGAGGCGACGGCAAACCAGCTCGGTGTTACAAGAAAAACTTTGTGGGAGAAGCGCAAGAAATACGGGCTGTTAAATTAA